Proteins co-encoded in one Pseudophryne corroboree isolate aPseCor3 chromosome 1, aPseCor3.hap2, whole genome shotgun sequence genomic window:
- the LCORL gene encoding ligand-dependent nuclear receptor corepressor-like protein isoform X3, giving the protein MLKFLQEEQKSCSHSCRHNMQMNSAATFCTCTKQNCTKCITINKQTPYVNLPYLSVCLEDLRFTWPNLGLGTVKLNPNRYEDLHLESNDQLLHCIKTRSKTKKTSLFVDCSSLYRSPNHRNLRPLHLDGTMLKYDLQYGRNKNSNPLSILKMCCQREADFSYGHRKIKHTICKDPFIEKERNLKPTGKNAQSISLDKTTIGSVHFGSLIEQLLNSETNEFAELLGQNGNCVKNESIQTRLRKNKGNMSIFDNPLSSNQGIEFAKELIDLTDPLSKENIDFRKNSKMSTKNMSETSATAKGQAHDVFVLKDCESIVPENGNQKNITELPHAKLKMHSKNVIYIKNNHLCLPDLLPPSETKAHVREKKKRHAHPDAIVDSDIPLKRSSRNILGKCKLCDVSHGPCSVQGYSNLFCKCTISQNSGILKNFKAEGLRPRKTHTDKIKNTHLKIVLEKLKKPTQSFDNTSKRKEDVCKRQNGTICNPSTNFCSGILDRNNRDVLYSEQLSQLPLTNVRRSNRLTLGLVTQSHCVDLAVNQETVNMETAPVTPSRNTYFSPIKLMFVSKVEREDGIKYTLSCEYTPLNKNRNDQPLEETVKHSDGADSSDCYSESSIPNSVQNELCKNITSPSTLESKATAQNGPAETNTCLHESLLERKSVRPHKLNHQVPKNIRRPVGRLSKSKNLSMKKNDKMQNDILILPDNTNNSIKLSKMPKRFGSSHNTEKYVVKNMSSTQMTIKKMHQLQESSERHLRTRHFKYVGPQTGHTTSLESHDCVESPRISKRLQKLGKLSNVSGVCATSDCMSERGRQRTLTKSLSPLYQIMKNTAVRSESGREEKKLNQVINIKKNTFRRSRLINGQCSNHATRSRKPFLLALCSVTPSRFSFGSALHHRSKKLHFDKWRVYRRKLRSYRQNFKLPSICLNRIHNVVQSQHRTADPVFQSSTVLEWWSSSTSKESLLRDLERKYEYMANTWLSENNLEIANETEDLPTLNVHSSKTRSPVQMLFQKKCDINDLSTWFMQTTETQSIAIVRKSNARSPPQKSNRKGSRTHKPNKSSRKYKKQLKCMQLASSDTLKEMPCISKLFQAEAFTLNTSKRKRKDSQCPNSLQSVDDGIQDVCVKFASPGKIMEMTQVYVDSNNYKMAKEIGQPDQNDLIDTTCHGTVRIPYSINAMGGISSKRDKILEKEPSKSEPKTANRYQSSNRDIKDCKVFLTKLSGLEGKMSHTNAVKNVADMNKYTFMSDVNLKNGFRTKYDLHVDQTLPKPPCTLKIVAHTNSNKRSYHLRRRRRTVTFDNHCKPSILEERKKHSVDLVIETNKRSPGQQLLTAGKKHTDYPKFQFGHLKPVRIPAIRGLSSKDGTYSLTPIRIPFH; this is encoded by the exons ATGCTGAAGTTCTTACAGGAGGAGCAGAAGTCATGCTCACACAGCTGCCGTCACAATATGCAAATGAATTCAGCTGCTACTTTCTGCACCTGCACTAAACAAAACTGTACTAAGTGCATTACTATAAACAAGCAAACACCGTATGTTAATCTGCCCTATCTTTCTGTTTGTCTAGAAGATTTACGATTTACGTGGCCTAACTTGGGTTTAGGCACTGTTAAACTGAATCCCAATAGATATGAAGACTTGCACCTTGAATCCAATGATCAGCTCTTGCATTGCATTAAAACGCGTTCGAAAACAAAGAAAACATCATTATTTGTTGACTGTTCCAGTTTGTACCGTTCACCAAATCACAGGAATCTACGCCCTCTTCATTTGGATGGGACTATGTTAAAATATGATTTACAATATGGAAGGAATAAGAACAGTAATCCATTGTCCATTTTAAAGATGTGCTGCCAAAGAGAAGCCGATTTCTCATACGGACACCGAAAGATAAAACATACAATCTGTAAAGATCCATTTATTGAGAAGGAACGAAACTTGAAACCTACTGGAAAGAATGCACAATCCATCTCACTTGACAAAACAACAATTGGCTCTGTACATTTTGGAAGCTTAATTGAGCAACTTTTGAATTCTGAAACAAATGAATTTGCAGAGCTGCTTGGCCAAAATGGGAATTGCGTAAAAAATGAATCTATTCAAACAAGATTACGCAAAAATAAGGGAAATATGTCAATATTTGATAATCCTTTATCTAGTAATCAGGGTATAGAATTTGCAAAAGAACTTATTGACCTCACGGATCCTTTATCTAAGGAAAATATTGATTTCAGGAAGAATTCAAAAATGTCCACAAAAAATATGTCCGAAACATCAGCCACTGCAAAAGGGCAAGCTCATGACGTTTTTGTCTTAAAAGATTGTGAAAGCATTGTACCAGAGAATGGAAATCAAAAGAATATAACAGAACTACCTCATGCTAAACTTAAAATGCATTCTAAGAAtgtaatttatataaaaaataatcatCTTTGTTTACCTGACCTGTTACCGCCTTCTGAAACAAAAGCACATGTAAGGGAGAAAAAGAAGCGACACGCTCACCCAGATGCCATTGTTGATAGCGATATACCACTTAAACGATCTTCCAGAAATATTTTGGGAAAATGTAAATTGTGTGATGTCTCACATGGGCCATGCTCTGTTCAAGGCTACAGTAACTTATTTTGCAAATGCACAATCAGCCAAAACTCAGGGATTTTAAAGAACTTTAAAGCCGAAGGACTAAGGCCTAGAAAAACACATACTGATAAAATTAAAAACACCCACTTGAAGATAGTGCTTGAAAAACTGAAGAAGCCCACCCAGTCATTCGACAATACATCAAAGAGAAAGGAGGATGTTTGTAAAAGACAAAATGGGACCATATGCAATCCTAGTACTAATTTCTGTTCAGGTATATTGGATCGGAACAACCGTGATGTGTTGTACTCCGAACAGTTGTCACAATTACCACTGACCAATGTGAGACGAAGCAACCGCCTCACTTTGGGATTGGTAACCCAATCACACTGTGTAGATTTAGCTGTAAATCAAGAAACTGTAAATATGGAAACTGCACCAGTCACACCATCAAGAAATACATACTTTAGTCCAATAAAGCTTATGTTCGTTTCTAAGGTTGAAAGGGAAGATGGAATTAAGTACACTTTAAGTTGTGAGTATACGCCATTGAATAAAAACAGAAATGACCAGCCTTTGGAAGAGACAGTTAAGCATTCTGATGGTGCGGATTCTTCTGACTGTTACAGTGAGTCTAGCATTCCTAACAGCGTTCAAAATGAACTCTGCAAGAACATTACCTCTCCAAGTACTTTAGAATCTAAAGCCACTGCACAAAATGGTCCTGCAGAAACAAATACTTGCTTACACGAGAGTTTACTTGAAAGAAAATCTGTACGACCCCATAAGCTTAACCACCAAGTTCCCAAGAACATAAGAAGGCCTGTAGGTAGACTATCAAAGTCAAAGAACCTTTCAatgaaaaaaaatgataaaatgcaAAATGATATCCTGATCCTTCCCGATAACACAAACAACAGTATAAAACTCTCTAAAATGCCAAAAAGGTTTGGAAGTTCACACAATACTGAAAAATATGTTGTTAAAAATATGTCCAGCACTCAGATGACAATTAAAAAAATGCACCAGTTACAGGAATCTTCTGAACGGCATCTACGTACACGTCACTTTAAATATGTGGGACCCCAGACAGGCCATACTACTTCACTTGAATCACATGACTGTGTTGAATCACCGAGGATTTCCAAACGTCTTCAGAAGCTGGGAAAGCTTTCCAATGTCTCAGGCGTGTGTGCGACCTCTGACTGCATGTCAGAGCGGGGAAGACAGAGGACCTTAACCAAGTCTCTATCACCTTTATACCAAATAATGAAAAATACAGCTGTCAGGTCAGAAAGTGGCAGAGAAGAGAAAAAGCTCAACCAAGTCATCAACATAAAAAAGAATACATTTCGAAGATCTAGACTGATAAATGGACAATGCTCAAATCATGCAACCAGATCTAGGAAGCCATTTCTACTTGCACTTTGTTCTGTTACACCATCTAGATTTTCATTTGGAAGTGCCTTACATCATAGATCGAAGAAGTTACATTTTGACAAATGGAGAGTTTACAGAAGGAAACTGAGAAGTTATAGGCAAAATTTTAAACTGCCTTCAATATGTTTAAACCGCATCCACAATGTAGTTCAAAGTCAACATCGTACTGCGGATCCTGTTTTTCAGTCCAGCACTGTCCTTGAATGGTGGTCGTCATCCACATCAAAGGAGTCTTTGTTAAGAGATCTAGAGAGAAAGTACGAATATATGGCAAATACATGGCTTAGCGAGAACAATTTGGAAATAGCTAATGAAACAGAGGATTTGCCAACGTTAAATGTTCACAGCTCAAAAACTAGATCACCTGTCCAGATGCTGTTTCAGAAAAAATGTGATATCAATGACCTCTCGACCTGGtttatgcaaacaacagaaacacaATCCATTGCAATAGTGAGAAAATCTAATGCTCGCAGTCCTCCTCAGAAAAGTAATAGGAAGGGGTCTAGAACACACAAACCCAATAAGAGTTCTCGTAAATATAAAAAACAATTAAAATGCATGCAGCTGGCCTCATCAGATACCTTAAAAGAGATGCCGTGCATTTCAAAGTTGTTTCAAGCTGAAGCCTTTACTTTAAATACTAGTAAGAGAAAACGCAAAGATAGCCAGTGTCCAAACAGTTTACAAAGTGTGGATGATGGGATTCAAGATGTTTGTGTCAAGTTTGCAAGCCCTGGTAAGATTATGGAAATGACCCAAGTCTATGTGGATTCCAATAATTACAAAATGGCCAAAGAAATTGGCCAGCCAGACCAAAACGATCTAATTGATACTACCTGTCATGGAACTGTACGAATACCCTATTCCATTAACGCAATGGGTGGTATTTCTTCTAAAAGAGATAAAATCTTGGAGAAAGAGCCCTCCAAGTCAGAACCAAAAACTGCCAATAGGTATCAAAGCAGCAATCGAGACATTAAAGATTGTAAGGTTTTTCTAACCAAACTTAGTGGCCTAGAAGGTAAAATGTCACACACAAATGCAGTTAAAAACGTGGCTGATATGAACAAATATACATTTATGTCCGACGTCAATTTGAAAAATGGTTTTAGAACAAAGTATGACCTACATGTGGACCAAACTCTGCCCAAACCACCATGTACCCTAAAAATAGTAGCACACACAAACAGTAATAAACGCAGCTATCacctaagaagaagaagaagaacggTAACTTTTGATAATCACTGCAAACCGTCAATtcttgaagaaagaaaaaaacattcaGTTGATTTAGTCATAGAAACAAACAAAAGGAGTCCTGGGCAACAGCTTCTAACTGCAGGAAAGAAGCATACCGATTACCCAAAGTTCCAATTTG gACACCTGAAACCTGTTAGAATTCCGGCAATACGAGGACTTTCTAGTAAAGATGGCACTTACTCCTTAACTCCCATCCGTATCCCATTCCATTAA